Proteins found in one bacterium genomic segment:
- a CDS encoding class I SAM-dependent methyltransferase, producing the protein MRDLIEEQIAYYRARAAEYDVSLGHASGYDWGDFTPVLDHLGGLGPQDAVLEFACGTGIWTGELARIGASITAVDAAPEMLEINRRKLADAKVVYQSADLFRWTPDRTYDLVFAGFWLSHVPPDLLDAFLTNVRRATRPGGRFVTVDQCAGLREYPPFHRHGIRETRTIADGRTFTIVKVYHDPAALAEKLDGLGFEARTHTIGESFFWLSALRRT; encoded by the coding sequence ATGCGCGACCTCATTGAGGAACAGATCGCCTACTACCGGGCGCGGGCCGCAGAGTACGACGTCTCGCTCGGGCACGCCTCCGGCTACGACTGGGGTGATTTCACACCCGTCCTCGATCACCTTGGCGGGCTGGGGCCGCAGGACGCGGTGCTGGAGTTTGCCTGCGGGACCGGCATCTGGACCGGGGAACTCGCGCGGATCGGGGCGAGCATCACCGCGGTCGACGCGGCGCCCGAGATGCTGGAGATCAACCGGCGCAAACTCGCGGATGCGAAGGTCGTCTACCAATCCGCCGACCTGTTCCGCTGGACTCCCGACCGCACTTACGACCTCGTCTTTGCGGGATTTTGGCTTTCCCACGTTCCCCCCGACCTCCTAGACGCATTCCTCACGAACGTCCGGCGGGCGACACGCCCCGGGGGCAGGTTCGTCACGGTCGATCAGTGCGCCGGCCTACGTGAGTATCCGCCGTTTCACCGGCACGGAATCCGCGAGACGCGTACGATCGCCGACGGGCGCACCTTCACGATCGTCAAAGTCTACCATGACCCGGCCGCGCTGGCGGAGAAGCTCGACGGTCTCGGATTTGAGGCACGGACTCACACCATCGGGGAGTCGTTCTTTTGGCTCTCGGCGCTCAGACGAACGTGA
- a CDS encoding MFS transporter translates to MTLHKAIQGLAQVGARLESRFAHPPRGTVSQASAKTWTLVAAILGSGIVYLDSTIVVVALPRIGRELPTHLFGVLEGQSYIYTGYLLAQSALLILAGALNDFYGRRRMFTIGVAGFGVMSALCGLAPTMELLVLFRVLQGAAGALLVPGALSLISAAFTGEEEGRAIGTWSGAAAGTTMLGPFVGGLLVDTLSWRAAFFINIPVVVAALWVIRRHVAESRDAEASGQFDVAGTALTALAVGGLVFGTISGQQHEWREPLAFFSLAIGAAATVILPFQMTRAAHPLVPPELFKSRNFTVTNLSTFIIYGAMAIIFYYLPLLMQGTLGYTAAAVGLASFPPSVLLALFSTRFGGLAARYGPRWFMAAGPAIMMIGVLWLARVPADSQAWTLRPGDPRSFLPPGSYLADFLPGLLIMGIGIMVMVAPLTTALMTSIPVNRAGVGSAINNAIADVGPQLINAVVFVAITASFYASLGAQIPRLDTSSPAIRQQISPLNRPPQGTPADEAAAARQASAGAFHAAMLIGAALLLGGAVVNAAGIINPATSTPSSGAPPESTATPGESHARPH, encoded by the coding sequence GTGACGCTGCACAAGGCCATTCAGGGATTGGCCCAGGTGGGGGCACGCCTGGAGTCCAGGTTCGCACACCCGCCGCGCGGCACAGTTTCCCAGGCTTCCGCGAAAACGTGGACCCTGGTGGCCGCGATCCTAGGCTCCGGCATCGTCTATCTAGACTCCACCATCGTTGTCGTGGCGCTGCCGCGGATCGGCCGCGAGCTGCCCACCCATCTCTTCGGCGTCCTCGAGGGGCAGTCATACATTTATACCGGGTACCTCCTGGCCCAGAGCGCCCTCCTGATCCTGGCGGGGGCCCTCAATGACTTCTATGGGCGGCGGCGGATGTTCACGATCGGCGTCGCCGGCTTCGGCGTGATGTCGGCGCTCTGTGGATTGGCGCCGACGATGGAACTGTTGGTCCTCTTCCGCGTCCTGCAGGGAGCCGCCGGGGCGCTGCTCGTACCCGGCGCGCTGTCGCTCATCAGCGCCGCCTTCACCGGAGAGGAGGAGGGCCGGGCCATCGGCACGTGGTCCGGGGCCGCCGCCGGAACCACCATGCTTGGTCCATTCGTCGGCGGGCTCTTGGTGGACACCCTCTCGTGGCGGGCGGCATTTTTCATTAACATCCCTGTTGTCGTCGCGGCCCTCTGGGTCATCAGACGTCATGTGGCGGAGAGCCGCGATGCCGAAGCGTCCGGACAATTCGATGTCGCCGGCACCGCGTTGACCGCCCTCGCGGTGGGCGGTTTGGTCTTCGGCACGATCTCCGGCCAGCAGCACGAATGGCGCGAACCGCTGGCGTTCTTCAGCCTGGCGATCGGCGCGGCCGCCACCGTCATCCTGCCATTCCAGATGACCCGCGCCGCGCATCCACTCGTACCGCCCGAGCTGTTCAAATCACGAAACTTCACGGTGACGAACCTGTCGACGTTTATCATCTACGGCGCGATGGCCATCATCTTCTACTACCTGCCGCTGCTCATGCAAGGGACGCTCGGCTATACCGCCGCCGCCGTGGGGCTGGCCAGCTTTCCCCCGAGCGTGTTGCTCGCGCTCTTCTCCACCCGGTTCGGGGGACTGGCCGCCCGGTACGGACCCCGATGGTTCATGGCCGCCGGGCCGGCCATCATGATGATCGGCGTGCTCTGGCTCGCCCGCGTCCCCGCGGATAGCCAGGCGTGGACGCTTCGGCCCGGTGATCCCCGGTCGTTTCTTCCCCCGGGAAGCTACCTGGCGGACTTCCTCCCCGGTTTGCTCATCATGGGGATCGGCATCATGGTCATGGTGGCGCCGCTGACGACCGCCTTGATGACCTCCATTCCGGTGAACCGGGCGGGGGTTGGGTCCGCCATCAACAACGCGATTGCGGACGTGGGCCCGCAGCTCATCAACGCGGTCGTCTTCGTGGCGATCACCGCCAGCTTCTACGCCAGCTTGGGGGCACAGATCCCGCGGCTCGACACCTCGTCCCCGGCGATCCGTCAGCAGATCAGCCCGCTGAATAGACCGCCGCAGGGGACGCCCGCGGACGAGGCGGCGGCGGCGCGGCAGGCGTCGGCGGGCGCCTTTCACGCGGCGATGCTCATCGGGGCGGCCCTCCTCCTAGGTGGGGCCGTGGTGAACGCGGCGGGCATTATCAACCCCGCGACCTCCACGCCCTCGAGCGGGGCCCCACCCGAGTCTACGGCGACGCCGGGCGAATCCCATGCGCGACCTCATTGA
- the nth gene encoding endonuclease III: MKRLRPPAALRRKAARIDRILEDAYGPPRRRSRRDAVATLVHTILSQNTSDTNSGRAFDRVRARFRSWAALRDAPLEAVIEAIRPAGLSALKAPRIQAVLRRITAERGALSLDFLRRWPVGRAKTWLRSLDGVGPKTAAIVLVFGLGKPAFAVDTHVDRVGRRIGLIPEGMSVEDAHEWMEALVRPERYGPFHLLLVRHGREICKAGRPRCEICPARRICDFFTTHYL, encoded by the coding sequence GTGAAGAGGCTCCGTCCTCCCGCTGCCCTGCGGCGAAAGGCGGCCCGGATCGATCGGATCCTCGAGGACGCATATGGCCCGCCGCGGCGCCGCTCGCGGCGGGACGCGGTCGCCACGCTCGTCCACACCATTCTCTCCCAGAACACGAGCGACACGAACAGCGGTCGGGCTTTCGATCGCGTGCGCGCGCGGTTTCGGTCCTGGGCGGCCCTGCGCGACGCCCCTCTCGAAGCGGTGATCGAGGCGATACGCCCCGCGGGCCTGAGCGCCCTCAAGGCGCCGCGCATCCAGGCCGTGCTGCGGCGCATCACTGCGGAGCGCGGCGCGCTCTCCCTGGACTTCCTCCGACGGTGGCCCGTCGGACGGGCCAAGACGTGGCTGCGCAGTCTCGACGGCGTCGGTCCCAAGACTGCCGCGATCGTCCTGGTCTTCGGGTTGGGGAAGCCTGCCTTCGCGGTGGATACCCACGTGGATCGCGTCGGGCGGCGGATCGGCCTCATTCCGGAGGGGATGTCCGTGGAGGACGCGCACGAGTGGATGGAGGCGCTGGTCCGGCCCGAGCGGTACGGGCCGTTCCACCTTCTGCTGGTCCGCCACGGCCGCGAGATCTGCAAGGCCGGGCGTCCACGCTGCGAGATTTGTCCGGCGCGCAGAATATGCGACTTCTTCACGACTCATTACCTCTGA
- a CDS encoding nuclear transport factor 2 family protein gives MSSVTATVDMYLAMWNETDPKRRAEQIERVWTGDGHYVDPQLEAEGHAALTDMVAAVQARFPGHRFRRVSGIDTHHNQLRFAWELAAPDGAIVVAGIDVGGLAPDGRLARITGFFGELPGRAA, from the coding sequence ATGAGCAGCGTTACCGCGACGGTCGACATGTACCTGGCTATGTGGAACGAGACCGACCCGAAGCGTCGGGCGGAGCAGATCGAGCGAGTCTGGACGGGCGACGGCCACTACGTGGACCCGCAACTGGAGGCCGAAGGTCATGCCGCCCTCACCGACATGGTGGCCGCGGTGCAGGCCCGGTTCCCCGGCCACCGCTTCCGCAGGGTCAGCGGCATCGACACCCACCACAACCAGCTTCGCTTCGCCTGGGAGCTTGCGGCTCCTGACGGCGCCATCGTGGTGGCCGGCATCGACGTCGGCGGCCTCGCGCCCGACGGCCGGCTAGCGCGCATCACCGGCTTCTTCGGCGAGCTTCCGGGGCGCGCCGCCTGA
- a CDS encoding helix-turn-helix transcriptional regulator has translation MAEKGMAERPMVETSTETGVPPFREVLRRWRLARRMSQLTLATEAEISARHLSFLETGRTQPSREMVLRLAGVLDVPLREQNVLLTAAGYAPIYRETALGAPEMEQVRRALGFMLAKQEPYPALVVDRHWNVLMQNAAAGGVLGLFLDPEAAAEVPGPPNAVRMTFHPRGLRRYIENWEALAGPLIQQIHREAVGGVPDEGTRRLLDELLAYPGVPRRWRTPDAKAQSAPFLSLALRKGDLALRFFTTIATLGTPQDITLQELRVECFFPADEPTEDFAHRLARNAAAGTSPR, from the coding sequence ATGGCTGAAAAGGGCATGGCCGAACGACCGATGGTGGAGACGAGCACCGAGACGGGCGTGCCGCCGTTCCGGGAGGTCCTGCGGCGCTGGCGGCTCGCCCGGCGGATGAGTCAGCTCACCCTCGCCACCGAGGCCGAGATCTCCGCGCGCCACCTAAGCTTCCTCGAGACCGGGCGGACCCAGCCCAGCCGGGAGATGGTGCTGCGCCTCGCCGGCGTCCTCGACGTACCGCTGCGTGAGCAAAACGTCCTGCTGACCGCAGCCGGGTACGCGCCAATCTACCGGGAGACCGCGCTGGGCGCGCCCGAGATGGAACAGGTGCGTCGGGCGCTCGGCTTCATGCTTGCCAAGCAGGAGCCGTATCCGGCCTTGGTCGTGGACCGCCACTGGAACGTGCTCATGCAGAACGCGGCGGCCGGCGGGGTACTTGGCCTCTTCCTAGATCCAGAAGCAGCTGCCGAGGTACCGGGGCCGCCCAACGCGGTGCGAATGACGTTCCACCCACGTGGGCTGCGCCGGTACATCGAGAACTGGGAGGCCCTGGCGGGCCCGCTTATCCAGCAGATCCACCGGGAGGCCGTGGGGGGCGTCCCCGACGAGGGGACCCGGCGCTTACTCGATGAGCTGCTGGCGTACCCCGGCGTCCCCAGGCGCTGGCGCACTCCGGATGCGAAGGCGCAGTCCGCGCCGTTTCTGTCCCTGGCGCTGCGCAAGGGCGACCTCGCCCTGCGCTTCTTCACTACCATCGCCACCCTGGGCACTCCCCAGGACATCACCCTGCAGGAACTTCGGGTGGAGTGCTTCTTCCCCGCCGACGAGCCCACCGAGGACTTCGCCCACCGGCTCGCACGCAACGCGGCGGCGGGCACGAGTCCTCGATGA
- a CDS encoding LysE family translocator, with product MMPSLSTIALFLLVTFVFAVIPGPAVLYIVTRGVAQGRRAGLASALGIGAGTLTHLAAAALGLSVLLATSAFAFTVVKYLGAAYLFFLGIRTLLARGDDQPAIATMPRRTTQVFAQGFVVQLLNPKTALFFYAFLPQFVDPAKGSASEQIAVLGTLTALVALCTDSAYGILAGTMGRWFQRHAGVGWARRYVTGSVYIGLGMSTALAGAGHK from the coding sequence ATGATGCCCAGCCTGTCGACCATCGCGCTCTTTCTCTTGGTGACCTTCGTGTTCGCAGTCATTCCCGGCCCCGCCGTCCTGTACATCGTGACACGCGGGGTCGCCCAGGGCAGACGGGCGGGGCTCGCGTCTGCGCTCGGCATCGGAGCGGGAACCCTTACCCACCTAGCGGCGGCGGCGCTTGGGCTGTCGGTGTTGCTTGCGACCTCGGCGTTCGCGTTCACCGTCGTGAAGTACCTGGGCGCGGCCTACCTGTTCTTTCTCGGGATCCGGACCCTGCTGGCGCGGGGCGACGATCAGCCGGCAATCGCCACGATGCCCCGCAGGACCACCCAAGTGTTTGCGCAAGGGTTCGTCGTCCAATTGCTGAACCCCAAGACCGCGCTGTTCTTTTATGCCTTCCTTCCGCAGTTCGTGGATCCGGCGAAGGGCAGCGCGTCCGAACAGATTGCGGTGCTCGGCACGTTGACTGCGCTGGTGGCGTTGTGCACCGACAGCGCCTACGGGATCCTCGCCGGGACGATGGGCCGCTGGTTCCAGCGCCACGCGGGCGTGGGATGGGCGCGGCGGTACGTTACGGGAAGCGTGTACATTGGGCTCGGAATGTCCACGGCGCTTGCGGGAGCGGGGCACAAATAA
- a CDS encoding DinB family protein — MKTTETVRTALGFADQGVRVLESMKDAPLVQPGPFGGNHAMWILGHVTIAEGRLHKILFGSPNPVEHWKPLFDWGSEPTTDSSAYPPFDEVLQTYRRLRSKTLAFLDEIGDEGLDQPTKVAPPGLEAAFATVGKAVMSIAMHQIFHNGEAAAARRASGQQPIFVPSKELRAF; from the coding sequence ATGAAAACGACGGAGACTGTTCGCACGGCACTCGGCTTTGCCGACCAAGGCGTTCGCGTCTTGGAATCGATGAAGGACGCCCCACTTGTTCAACCCGGCCCCTTTGGCGGCAATCACGCGATGTGGATTCTGGGGCATGTGACTATTGCGGAGGGCCGACTTCATAAGATTCTGTTTGGTTCTCCCAACCCGGTTGAGCACTGGAAACCCCTATTCGATTGGGGGTCCGAACCAACGACCGACTCGTCGGCTTACCCTCCATTCGATGAGGTCCTGCAGACGTATCGCAGACTTCGGAGCAAGACTCTAGCGTTTCTCGACGAGATCGGCGACGAGGGTCTGGATCAGCCGACTAAGGTGGCGCCCCCGGGCTTGGAAGCAGCGTTTGCCACCGTAGGCAAGGCCGTAATGTCCATCGCGATGCATCAGATCTTTCATAACGGCGAAGCCGCAGCGGCGCGACGCGCGTCAGGACAACAGCCCATCTTCGTTCCGTCGAAAGAACTTCGGGCGTTCTGA